A genomic segment from Nocardia cyriacigeorgica GUH-2 encodes:
- a CDS encoding serine hydrolase domain-containing protein, with protein MPATGTEGVWAEDLVPPAAPMLIDDRFVPVATKFFAMMRRRRHGGAALAVYLDGEPVLDIWGGWAAAGRRWRGDTMALAYSTGKGVAATVAHRLIERGVLALDEPVATYWPEFAANGKDAITVREVLNHRAGLQRTRGLIDDPDGMLDHDTLAAALAASAPDPLRLRASGYHGLTFGTLVAEIAQRATGRPFPELVRTELAEPLGQADLWFGVPEHHRSRIAPLSPRLHVGRVPLDRLTGLTGSVRPLTSLREVIYDGWAEMSQTERPYTAMMPGWNGVFTARALAAMYGAIANDGRIGSRRLLKPETTRMIARMPANSRFDYVLGAPPHHALGYHRGIVGATLTRHALGHYGIGGSGAMAMPGLGLSIAFVTNQLGNHAMSLGDARLPMLAAAAVRSARAARGAGPAELAAAAS; from the coding sequence ATGCCGGCTACCGGTACCGAAGGCGTGTGGGCCGAGGACCTCGTCCCGCCCGCCGCCCCCATGCTGATCGACGATCGCTTCGTGCCGGTGGCCACGAAGTTCTTCGCGATGATGCGTCGCCGCCGACACGGTGGCGCGGCGCTGGCGGTCTACCTGGACGGTGAGCCGGTGCTCGACATCTGGGGCGGCTGGGCCGCGGCCGGCCGGCGCTGGCGCGGCGACACCATGGCCCTGGCCTACTCCACCGGCAAGGGCGTGGCCGCGACCGTCGCGCATCGCCTCATCGAACGCGGCGTCCTCGCGCTGGACGAACCCGTCGCGACCTACTGGCCGGAGTTCGCCGCGAACGGCAAGGACGCGATCACCGTCCGCGAGGTGCTCAACCACCGGGCCGGCCTGCAACGCACTCGCGGACTGATCGACGATCCGGACGGCATGCTCGACCACGACACCCTCGCCGCCGCACTCGCCGCCTCCGCACCCGATCCGCTGCGGCTGCGCGCCTCCGGCTACCACGGGCTGACCTTCGGCACGCTGGTGGCCGAGATCGCCCAGCGTGCGACCGGCCGCCCGTTCCCCGAACTGGTGCGCACGGAATTGGCCGAACCACTGGGTCAGGCCGACCTCTGGTTCGGCGTCCCCGAACACCATCGGTCCCGGATCGCGCCACTGTCACCGCGACTGCACGTGGGCCGGGTCCCGCTCGACCGGCTGACCGGACTGACCGGATCGGTGCGCCCGCTGACCTCGTTGCGCGAGGTGATCTACGACGGCTGGGCCGAGATGAGCCAGACCGAGCGCCCCTACACCGCGATGATGCCGGGCTGGAACGGCGTGTTCACCGCCCGCGCGCTGGCCGCCATGTACGGCGCCATCGCCAACGACGGGCGCATCGGCTCGCGGCGGCTGTTGAAGCCGGAAACCACGCGGATGATCGCCCGGATGCCGGCCAACAGCCGTTTCGACTACGTGCTCGGCGCCCCGCCGCACCATGCGCTGGGCTATCACCGCGGCATCGTCGGCGCCACGCTGACCAGGCACGCACTCGGCCACTACGGCATCGGCGGGTCCGGCGCGATGGCCATGCCCGGTCTCGGACTGTCGATCGCCTTCGTCACCAACCAGTTGGGCAATCACGCCATGTCGCTGGGCGATGCGCGGCTGCCGATGCTCGCGGCGGCCGCGGTGCGGTCCGCGCGTGCGGCGCGGGGCGCCGGCCCGGCCGAACTGGCTGCCGCGGCAAGCTGA
- a CDS encoding FKBP-type peptidyl-prolyl cis-trans isomerase has protein sequence MPTSARTIGIATLAAAAFALSACGSDDSSDTDAAATSTAATSARAATGAPTPKPSTGRECTAEDIGVTGGFGEAPTITIPDDCDPPKQLIVKDLVTGSGPGAQPGQELKMNYTLVTWSDKQKLDSSFDRGEPFELTLGAGMVIPGWDQGLEGVQEGTRRLLIIPPDLGYGAGGNGIKPNETLVFVTDAVDVPD, from the coding sequence ATGCCTACCTCCGCCAGGACCATCGGTATCGCCACCCTCGCCGCGGCCGCCTTCGCGCTGTCGGCCTGCGGCTCCGACGACAGCTCCGACACCGACGCCGCGGCCACCAGCACCGCCGCCACGAGCGCGCGCGCCGCCACCGGCGCCCCCACCCCGAAGCCGTCCACCGGGCGCGAATGCACCGCCGAGGACATCGGCGTCACCGGCGGCTTCGGTGAGGCCCCGACCATCACCATCCCCGACGACTGCGATCCGCCGAAGCAGCTCATCGTCAAGGACCTCGTCACCGGCTCCGGCCCGGGCGCGCAGCCCGGCCAGGAACTGAAGATGAACTACACACTGGTGACCTGGTCGGACAAGCAGAAGCTGGACAGCTCCTTCGACCGCGGCGAACCGTTCGAGCTCACTCTCGGCGCCGGCATGGTCATCCCGGGCTGGGACCAGGGCCTCGAGGGCGTCCAGGAAGGCACCCGCCGGCTGCTGATCATCCCGCCCGACCTCGGCTACGGCGCGGGCGGCAACGGCATCAAGCCGAACGAGACCCTCGTCTTCGTCACCGACGCGGTCGACGTCCCGGACTGA
- a CDS encoding phosphoketolase produces the protein MAQPGSRDNPAADATAADNIGTGSGTSVAPRPYHLAEAPGPLDADELAAVDAWWRAANYLSVGQIYLMANPLLREPLRPEHIKPRLLGHFGTVPGLNLVWVHANRAILARDLDAVFVAGPGHGGPGPNACAWLEGTYSELYSHVPRDIDGMRALFAQFSFPGGVPSHCAPETPGSFHEGGELGYSLLHAFGAALDHPDLTVFCVVGDGEAETGPLAGSWHANKFLNPARDGAVLPILALNEYKIANPTILARIPEPELISLLRGYGYEPLMVAGHDPAVVHQAMAAAMDAALERIAQIQRAARGGGDGTRPHWPMIVLRTPKGWTCPPQVDGERVEGTFRAHQVPLPAARTDDDHRAVLEQWLRSYRPAELFDGSGAPVSELMDLVPAGDRRMSANPVSNGGAQVRDLRLPDWREFGVEVPAPGATQHEATRVLGGWLREVTARNTDNFLTFAPDELASNRLQDILEVTGRNWQAEIDEFDVGLDRRGRVIEVLSEHMCQGLLEGYLLTGRHGVFTCYEAFVHIVDAMFNQHAKWLDASAAVSWRRPIPSLNYLLSSHVWRQDHNGFTHQDPGFLDVVLNKKPEIVRVYLPPDANTLLSTFDHCLRSRHYVNVVVAGKQPQADWLSVEAAALHCARGIGIWEWAGNNDDVGAGPDVVLACAGDVPTLETLAAAAILREQLPWLRVRVINVVDLMRLLPSTEHPHGLPDSEFDTLFTRDRPVIFAFHGYPWLIHRLTYRRTNHAGLHVRGYKERGTTTTPFDMVMLNDMDRYHLVTDVIDRVPGLREKAGGLRQQMQDARLRARAWTREHGEDIPEVAQWSWPGR, from the coding sequence ATGGCACAGCCTGGTTCTCGAGACAATCCCGCCGCCGACGCCACCGCGGCCGACAATATCGGCACCGGCAGCGGCACTTCGGTCGCGCCGCGTCCGTATCACCTCGCCGAAGCCCCTGGCCCGCTCGACGCCGACGAACTCGCGGCCGTGGACGCCTGGTGGCGGGCGGCGAACTATCTGTCGGTCGGGCAGATCTATCTGATGGCCAATCCGTTGCTGCGCGAACCGCTGCGGCCCGAGCACATCAAACCGCGCCTGCTCGGCCATTTCGGCACCGTGCCCGGGCTGAATCTGGTGTGGGTCCATGCCAATCGGGCGATTCTGGCCCGCGATCTGGACGCGGTGTTCGTCGCCGGCCCCGGTCACGGTGGTCCCGGCCCGAATGCGTGCGCGTGGCTGGAGGGCACCTATTCCGAGTTGTACAGCCATGTGCCACGCGATATCGACGGCATGCGCGCGCTGTTCGCGCAGTTCTCCTTCCCCGGCGGGGTGCCGAGCCATTGCGCGCCGGAAACGCCTGGCTCATTCCACGAGGGCGGTGAACTCGGCTATTCACTACTGCACGCCTTCGGCGCCGCGCTCGATCATCCGGATCTCACCGTGTTCTGCGTGGTGGGCGACGGGGAAGCCGAGACCGGACCGCTCGCGGGTAGCTGGCATGCCAATAAATTCCTCAACCCGGCGCGCGACGGTGCGGTGCTGCCGATCCTGGCGCTCAATGAATACAAGATCGCCAATCCGACGATCCTGGCCCGCATCCCCGAACCCGAATTGATCTCGCTGCTGCGCGGTTACGGCTACGAACCGCTGATGGTCGCCGGACACGATCCGGCTGTGGTGCACCAGGCGATGGCCGCGGCGATGGATGCCGCGCTGGAGCGGATCGCGCAGATCCAGCGCGCCGCCCGCGGCGGTGGCGACGGGACCCGTCCGCATTGGCCGATGATCGTGCTGCGCACGCCGAAGGGCTGGACCTGTCCCCCGCAGGTGGACGGCGAGCGGGTCGAGGGCACCTTCCGCGCCCATCAGGTCCCGCTGCCGGCCGCCCGCACCGACGACGACCACCGCGCCGTGCTCGAGCAGTGGTTGCGGTCGTATCGGCCGGCGGAGTTGTTCGACGGGTCCGGCGCACCGGTCTCGGAGCTGATGGATCTCGTCCCCGCCGGTGACCGGCGGATGAGCGCGAACCCGGTGAGCAACGGCGGCGCGCAGGTGCGCGATCTGCGGTTGCCGGATTGGCGCGAGTTCGGCGTCGAGGTGCCCGCACCGGGCGCCACCCAGCACGAAGCCACCCGGGTGCTCGGCGGCTGGCTGCGTGAGGTGACCGCGCGCAATACCGACAACTTCCTGACCTTCGCGCCGGATGAGCTGGCCAGCAATCGGTTACAGGACATCCTCGAGGTCACCGGCCGGAACTGGCAGGCCGAGATCGACGAATTCGACGTCGGGCTCGACCGGCGCGGCCGGGTGATCGAGGTGCTGTCCGAGCACATGTGCCAGGGCCTGCTCGAGGGCTATCTGCTTACCGGCAGGCATGGGGTGTTCACCTGTTACGAGGCCTTCGTACACATCGTCGACGCCATGTTCAATCAGCACGCGAAATGGCTGGACGCGAGCGCGGCGGTGTCCTGGCGGCGACCGATTCCGAGCCTGAACTATCTGCTGTCCTCGCATGTCTGGCGGCAGGATCACAACGGATTCACCCACCAGGACCCGGGATTCCTCGATGTTGTGCTGAACAAGAAGCCCGAGATCGTGCGGGTCTATCTGCCGCCGGATGCCAATACCCTGCTGTCGACGTTCGACCATTGCCTGCGCTCGCGGCATTACGTGAACGTGGTGGTGGCGGGTAAACAGCCGCAGGCCGATTGGCTGTCGGTCGAGGCGGCGGCGCTGCACTGCGCGCGCGGGATCGGCATCTGGGAGTGGGCGGGCAATAACGACGATGTCGGCGCAGGCCCCGATGTGGTGCTGGCCTGCGCGGGCGACGTGCCGACGCTGGAAACCCTGGCGGCCGCGGCCATCCTGCGCGAGCAGCTGCCGTGGCTGCGGGTGCGGGTGATCAATGTGGTTGACCTGATGCGGCTGCTGCCGAGTACCGAACATCCGCACGGGCTGCCCGATTCCGAATTCGACACCCTGTTCACCCGCGACCGGCCGGTGATCTTCGCCTTCCACGGCTACCCGTGGCTGATCCACCGGCTCACCTACCGGCGCACCAACCACGCGGGTCTGCATGTGCGCGGATACAAGGAACGAGGCACCACCACCACGCCGTTCGACATGGTGATGCTCAACGATATGGACCGCTATCACCTGGTCACCGATGTGATCGACCGGGTGCCCGGGCTGCGCGAGAAGGCGGGCGGGCTGCGTCAGCAGATGCAGGACGCGCGGCTGCGGGCCCGGGCCTGGACCCGCGAGCACGGCGAGGACATCCCCGAGGTGGCGCAGTGGTCCTGGCCGGGCCGCTGA
- a CDS encoding ATP-binding protein: protein MSEFVGRTAELARLDDLLAGDARLITLVGPGGIGKTRLAAEALRRLRPEQRQAVYWARLAEVEREDRLVDEDVVRSVVRTDGADPSEWDLLLSTFTDAPEERRILVLDNCEHVLVSVGRVITKLLATAPALTILATSREPIGWIDEYILTVPPLSPGQSLALFRQRAERTGRPIPDDREQIEIAEQICRHIDHSPLFVRLAAARLRHQPPAMVLRELTGDVDDKRMRWSHGVRVGNEQRHRGVYDVIAWSYELCGPQEQLLLERLSVFAAGYETDGADSVRNGIELADAVAVCADATLSPGAIEYLLERLAERSLLSTHHTAESVRWYLVESVRVFARDRLQRRDPAEATRMADRHRCYYRDRVVVGADDWFGPREQAWVQWVRSAWDNILLAIDTGLDDPETAVVALETAAVLLATWIPSIRCGGWAVTRLTERALEAARNSPPEGIRHRVRASAMLAWNAIWQGRNEYAARLLDECVTLCRTGSDIDVPWRETIDTDTGLPAPVEWTCGLELMLVRRDPRAIDVLDRARRKYAAAGDHAGEEGSDMFLALSRAALGPRADALDSSAHYLERSMSSGSKLAKAWAQITRSVALAKHGDARRALELIDSVPADQRSAGDSWTAIWAVVARIIGKTQLLCAERDRRAAVAMATEIARLVGSFDEFDRTMGVAVAALPLVAAELRLAMEVSAAAFGDGPWPEDGPGEKPAARSQLWDTLSRAERDVAILAAAGWPNSAIASRRHSSIRTVDAQVAGIRQKLMISSRTGIAAHIPPEFAERVRAAAEQRPQRPRRTRGR, encoded by the coding sequence GTGAGCGAATTCGTCGGCCGCACGGCCGAGTTGGCCCGCCTAGACGACCTGCTGGCCGGTGACGCGCGGTTGATCACGCTGGTGGGCCCCGGCGGTATCGGCAAGACCCGGCTGGCGGCCGAAGCGCTGCGGCGGCTGCGGCCCGAGCAGCGGCAAGCGGTGTATTGGGCCCGGCTGGCCGAGGTCGAACGCGAGGACCGGCTCGTCGACGAGGACGTGGTGCGCTCGGTGGTGCGCACCGACGGCGCCGACCCGTCGGAGTGGGATCTGCTGCTGAGCACCTTCACCGACGCACCCGAGGAACGGCGAATCCTGGTGCTGGACAACTGTGAACACGTGCTCGTCAGCGTCGGCCGGGTGATCACGAAACTGCTGGCCACCGCGCCCGCGCTGACCATCCTGGCCACCAGCCGCGAACCGATCGGCTGGATCGACGAATACATCCTCACCGTGCCGCCGCTGTCGCCCGGGCAGTCGCTGGCGTTGTTCCGGCAGCGCGCCGAACGCACGGGGCGGCCCATTCCCGACGATCGGGAGCAGATCGAGATCGCCGAACAGATCTGCCGCCACATCGATCACAGTCCGCTGTTCGTCCGGCTGGCCGCGGCCCGGTTGCGTCATCAGCCGCCGGCCATGGTGCTGCGCGAACTCACCGGCGACGTCGACGACAAACGGATGCGCTGGTCGCACGGCGTGCGGGTGGGTAATGAGCAGCGCCACCGCGGGGTCTACGACGTCATCGCGTGGTCCTATGAACTGTGCGGGCCGCAGGAACAGCTGCTGCTGGAACGGCTGTCGGTCTTCGCGGCCGGATACGAGACCGACGGCGCCGACTCGGTGCGCAACGGCATCGAACTCGCCGACGCCGTCGCGGTCTGCGCCGACGCGACGCTCTCGCCCGGTGCGATCGAGTACCTGCTGGAACGGCTCGCCGAACGGTCGTTGCTGTCGACCCACCACACCGCCGAATCGGTGCGGTGGTACCTGGTGGAAAGCGTGCGCGTCTTCGCCCGCGACCGCTTGCAGCGTCGCGATCCGGCCGAGGCGACCCGCATGGCCGACCGGCACCGCTGCTACTACCGCGACCGGGTCGTGGTCGGCGCCGACGACTGGTTCGGGCCGCGCGAGCAGGCCTGGGTGCAGTGGGTGCGGTCGGCGTGGGACAACATTCTGCTCGCCATCGACACCGGGCTCGACGACCCGGAGACCGCCGTCGTCGCCCTGGAGACCGCCGCGGTATTGCTCGCCACCTGGATCCCATCCATCCGGTGTGGCGGATGGGCGGTCACCCGGCTCACCGAACGCGCGCTCGAGGCCGCGCGCAACTCCCCGCCCGAGGGCATCCGGCACCGCGTGCGCGCCTCGGCGATGCTGGCCTGGAACGCGATCTGGCAGGGCCGCAACGAGTACGCGGCCCGGCTGCTCGATGAATGCGTGACGCTGTGCCGCACCGGCTCGGACATCGATGTGCCGTGGCGGGAGACCATCGACACCGATACCGGGCTGCCCGCTCCGGTCGAATGGACCTGCGGGCTGGAACTGATGCTGGTGCGCCGCGATCCGCGCGCCATCGATGTGCTTGACCGGGCCCGCCGCAAATACGCCGCTGCGGGCGATCACGCCGGCGAAGAGGGCAGCGATATGTTCCTGGCCCTGTCGCGTGCGGCCTTGGGTCCCCGCGCGGACGCCCTGGACAGCTCCGCGCACTATCTCGAACGCTCGATGAGCTCGGGATCGAAACTGGCCAAGGCCTGGGCGCAGATCACCCGGTCGGTCGCGCTGGCCAAGCACGGTGACGCGCGCCGGGCGCTCGAGTTGATCGACTCCGTGCCCGCCGACCAGCGATCCGCCGGCGACAGCTGGACCGCGATCTGGGCGGTAGTCGCGCGCATCATCGGCAAGACCCAGTTGTTATGCGCTGAGCGGGATCGACGCGCGGCCGTCGCGATGGCCACCGAGATCGCCCGCCTGGTGGGAAGTTTCGACGAGTTCGACCGCACGATGGGCGTCGCGGTGGCCGCGCTGCCGCTGGTCGCCGCCGAATTGCGGCTGGCCATGGAGGTGTCGGCGGCCGCATTCGGCGACGGGCCGTGGCCCGAGGACGGGCCGGGGGAGAAACCCGCCGCCCGGTCGCAGCTGTGGGACACGCTGTCACGGGCCGAACGCGATGTCGCGATCCTCGCCGCGGCCGGCTGGCCCAACAGCGCCATCGCGTCCCGGCGGCACAGCTCGATCCGCACCGTCGACGCCCAGGTAGCCGGCATCCGGCAGAAGCTGATGATCTCCTCCCGCACCGGGATCGCCGCCCATATCCCGCCCGAATTCGCCGAACGGGTGCGCGCGGCGGCCGAACAACGACCGCAGCGCCCGCGGCGTACCCGCGGGCGCTGA
- a CDS encoding MerR family transcriptional regulator: MAGRVEYTIDELAREAGTTVRSLRVYHERGVLPPPRVKGRTGFYGAEHLNRVRTISRLLDRGIKLNGIKELLAAWDRGDDLGDVLGVSEDSDELASGPAEETIPATELERRYREVPNGLARVVAAGLYEPVDATTYRPADHTLIRVLDQMAAAGIPVDDMLTELKKLRTDTDRIARRYVELFQRTAWQAYQQSEQFDADRARLTESLGVVKSVPGQVTGELVNRFVTQYFDEDSELAEL, encoded by the coding sequence ATGGCTGGGCGTGTGGAGTACACGATCGACGAGCTTGCTCGCGAGGCCGGCACCACGGTGCGCAGCCTGCGGGTCTACCACGAGCGCGGGGTGCTGCCGCCGCCTCGGGTCAAGGGCCGCACCGGGTTCTACGGCGCCGAGCACCTGAACCGGGTCCGCACCATCAGCCGGCTGCTCGATCGTGGCATCAAACTCAACGGCATCAAGGAGTTGCTGGCGGCCTGGGATCGCGGAGACGATCTCGGCGACGTCCTCGGGGTGAGTGAGGATTCGGACGAGCTCGCGAGCGGGCCCGCCGAGGAGACCATTCCGGCCACCGAACTCGAGCGACGCTACCGCGAGGTCCCCAACGGCCTGGCTCGCGTCGTGGCGGCGGGCCTCTACGAACCCGTCGATGCCACCACCTATCGCCCGGCCGATCACACGCTCATCCGCGTCCTCGATCAGATGGCCGCCGCCGGAATCCCGGTCGACGACATGCTGACCGAGCTGAAGAAGCTACGCACCGACACCGACCGCATCGCCCGCCGCTATGTCGAACTGTTCCAGCGCACGGCCTGGCAGGCCTACCAGCAGTCCGAGCAGTTCGACGCGGATCGGGCTCGGCTCACCGAGAGCCTCGGCGTGGTCAAGAGCGTTCCCGGCCAGGTGACCGGAGAACTGGTGAACCGCTTCGTCACTCAGTACTTCGACGAGGATTCCGAACTCGCCGAGCTGTAG
- a CDS encoding ATP-dependent Clp protease proteolytic subunit: MANLIDPRAGLSGIAPASPQARYILPSFIEHSSFGVKESNPYNKLFEERIIFLGVQVDDASANDIMAQLLVLESLDPDRDITMYINSPGGSFTSLMAIYDTMQYVRADVATVCLGQAASAAAVLLAAGTPGKRACLPNARVLIHQPSLEGGIQGQVSDLEIQAAEIERMRRLMETTLARHTGKDPDTIRKDTDRDKILTAEDAKDYGIIDTVFDYRKLSAQK, encoded by the coding sequence ATGGCCAACCTGATCGACCCCCGCGCCGGCCTGTCCGGTATCGCGCCGGCGAGCCCGCAGGCCCGCTACATCCTGCCGTCGTTCATCGAACACTCGAGCTTCGGCGTCAAGGAGTCCAACCCGTACAACAAGCTGTTCGAGGAGCGCATCATCTTCCTCGGCGTGCAGGTCGACGACGCCTCGGCGAACGACATCATGGCCCAGCTGCTGGTGCTCGAGTCGCTCGATCCCGACCGCGACATCACCATGTACATCAACTCGCCGGGTGGCTCGTTCACCTCGCTGATGGCCATCTACGACACCATGCAGTATGTGCGTGCCGATGTGGCCACCGTCTGCCTGGGCCAGGCCGCCTCCGCGGCCGCCGTGCTGCTGGCCGCCGGTACCCCCGGTAAGCGGGCCTGCCTGCCCAACGCCCGCGTGCTCATCCACCAGCCGTCGCTGGAGGGTGGCATCCAGGGGCAGGTGTCTGACCTGGAGATCCAGGCCGCCGAGATCGAGCGCATGCGCCGGTTGATGGAGACCACCCTGGCCCGGCACACCGGCAAGGATCCCGACACCATCCGCAAGGACACCGACCGCGACAAGATCCTCACCGCCGAGGATGCCAAGGACTACGGCATCATCGATACGGTGTTCGACTACCGCAAGCTGAGCGCGCAGAAGTGA
- a CDS encoding dihydrofolate reductase family protein: MGSVTLWMQISLDGFAEGPDDEVHWPVVDEELCESSLDELRRADLFLYGRKTYEIMASFWPTADAAPGISPFYLDFARCWKEKTKIVFSRTLRSAPWNTSVIGEDLVERVSALRDRPGCDMVLFGGAETASTFIRHDLVDEYRLFVHPVLLGGGVRLFHTGPEAAGLQLVDVMTFDSAVVGMHYQHAGRPAS; encoded by the coding sequence ATGGGAAGCGTGACGTTGTGGATGCAGATTTCGCTCGACGGCTTTGCCGAAGGGCCGGATGACGAGGTCCATTGGCCGGTGGTGGACGAGGAGCTGTGCGAATCGTCCCTCGACGAGCTGCGACGCGCCGATCTGTTCCTCTACGGCCGCAAGACCTACGAGATCATGGCCTCCTTCTGGCCGACGGCCGATGCGGCGCCAGGGATCTCGCCGTTCTATCTGGATTTCGCGCGCTGCTGGAAGGAGAAGACCAAGATCGTCTTCTCCCGCACCCTGCGCTCGGCGCCGTGGAACACCAGCGTGATCGGTGAGGACCTGGTCGAACGGGTCTCGGCGCTGCGGGACCGGCCGGGCTGCGACATGGTGCTGTTCGGCGGTGCGGAGACCGCGTCCACCTTCATCCGGCACGATCTGGTCGACGAGTACCGATTGTTCGTGCATCCGGTGCTGCTCGGCGGCGGCGTGCGGTTGTTCCACACCGGCCCGGAAGCCGCGGGCCTGCAATTGGTGGATGTGATGACCTTCGACAGCGCGGTCGTCGGGATGCATTATCAGCATGCGGGCCGTCCGGCGAGCTGA
- a CDS encoding ATP-dependent Clp protease proteolytic subunit produces MTSATAGLNLSDSVYERLLRDRIIFLGTQVDDDIANKLCAQILLLAAEDPSRDISLYINSPGGSVSAGMAIYDTMQYAECDISTIAFGLAASMGQFLLTAGTKGKRYALPHTRIMMHQPSAGIGGSAADISIYAEQLAHTKRELNELQALHTGQTVEQVTADADRDRWFTASQALEYGFIDRVINSARQANGTGN; encoded by the coding sequence ATGACATCCGCGACTGCTGGTCTCAACCTCAGTGATTCGGTGTACGAGCGCTTGCTCCGCGACCGCATCATCTTCCTGGGCACCCAGGTCGACGACGACATCGCCAACAAGCTGTGCGCGCAGATCCTGCTGCTGGCGGCCGAGGACCCGAGCCGCGACATCTCGCTCTACATCAACTCGCCCGGTGGCTCGGTCAGTGCCGGCATGGCCATCTACGACACCATGCAGTACGCCGAGTGCGATATCTCGACCATCGCCTTCGGCCTGGCCGCCTCGATGGGGCAGTTCCTGCTCACCGCGGGCACCAAGGGCAAGCGCTACGCGCTGCCGCACACCCGCATCATGATGCACCAGCCGTCGGCGGGCATCGGCGGTAGCGCGGCCGACATCTCGATCTACGCCGAGCAGCTCGCGCACACCAAGCGCGAACTCAACGAGCTCCAGGCGCTGCACACCGGCCAGACGGTGGAGCAGGTGACCGCCGACGCCGACCGCGACCGCTGGTTCACCGCGAGCCAGGCCCTCGAGTACGGCTTCATCGATCGCGTGATCAACAGCGCTCGCCAGGCGAACGGCACCGGTAACTGA
- the tig gene encoding trigger factor, translated as MKSTVEQLSPTRVRINVEVPFEELKPDFDKAYKALAKQVRIPGFRPGKAPAKLLEARLGRGAILEQVVNDVLPARYSEAVTTSEVKVIGQPEIEITKIEDGQELAFTAEVDVRPEITLPDYSTIEVTVDAITVDDSDIDEQLQSLRQRFGTLTGVERPVQEGDFVSIDLSATVDGQDVPEASTTGLSHEVGSGQLIEGLDEAVIGLSAGESKEFTSTLVAGEHAGKEAVITVTVGSVKERELPEADDEFAQLASEFDTLEELKADLRGRVERVKKVQQAGDIRDKVLEQLLDKVEVPLPEAVVKAEIDAVEHDAVHGFDHDEAKFAEALEAQGSSREEFDKDTKEAAEKSVKTQLLLDAIAEAEGTQVGQEELTERILFQAQRYGMSPEQFIQQVQQAGQLGAVFADVRRGKALAGVVGKATVTDSDGNTVDTAEMFGSPEDSAEENTEAATETAEAPADAEK; from the coding sequence GTGAAGAGCACCGTCGAGCAGCTGAGCCCGACACGGGTCCGGATCAATGTCGAGGTGCCCTTCGAGGAGCTGAAGCCGGACTTCGACAAGGCCTACAAGGCCCTGGCCAAGCAGGTCCGTATCCCCGGCTTCCGCCCGGGCAAGGCACCGGCCAAGCTGCTCGAGGCCCGCCTCGGCCGCGGCGCGATCCTGGAGCAGGTCGTCAACGACGTGCTCCCGGCCCGCTACAGCGAGGCCGTGACCACCTCCGAGGTGAAGGTCATCGGCCAGCCCGAGATCGAGATCACCAAGATCGAAGACGGCCAGGAGCTGGCGTTCACCGCCGAGGTCGACGTCCGCCCGGAGATCACCCTGCCCGACTACAGCACCATCGAGGTCACCGTCGACGCCATCACCGTCGACGACTCCGACATCGACGAGCAGCTGCAGTCGCTGCGTCAGCGCTTCGGCACCCTCACCGGCGTGGAGCGCCCGGTGCAGGAGGGCGACTTCGTCTCCATCGACCTGTCGGCCACCGTCGACGGCCAGGACGTGCCCGAGGCCTCCACCACCGGCCTGTCGCACGAGGTCGGTTCCGGTCAGCTCATCGAGGGCCTGGACGAGGCCGTGATCGGCCTGTCGGCCGGTGAGTCCAAGGAGTTCACCTCCACCCTGGTGGCGGGCGAGCACGCGGGCAAGGAAGCCGTCATCACCGTCACCGTCGGTTCGGTCAAGGAGCGCGAGCTGCCCGAGGCCGACGACGAGTTCGCCCAGCTGGCCAGCGAATTCGACACCCTCGAGGAGCTCAAGGCCGATCTGCGCGGCCGGGTCGAGCGGGTCAAGAAGGTCCAGCAGGCCGGCGACATCCGCGACAAGGTGCTCGAGCAGCTGCTCGACAAGGTCGAGGTGCCGCTGCCCGAGGCCGTGGTCAAGGCCGAGATCGACGCCGTCGAGCACGACGCCGTGCACGGCTTCGACCACGACGAGGCCAAGTTCGCCGAGGCGCTCGAGGCGCAGGGTTCCAGCCGCGAGGAGTTCGACAAGGACACCAAGGAGGCCGCCGAGAAGTCGGTGAAGACCCAGCTGCTGCTCGACGCCATCGCCGAGGCCGAAGGCACCCAGGTCGGCCAGGAGGAGCTCACCGAGCGCATCCTGTTCCAGGCCCAGCGCTACGGCATGTCGCCCGAGCAGTTCATCCAGCAGGTGCAGCAGGCCGGTCAGCTCGGCGCGGTGTTCGCCGACGTCCGCCGCGGCAAAGCGCTGGCCGGTGTGGTCGGCAAGGCCACCGTCACCGACTCCGACGGCAACACCGTCGACACCGCCGAAATGTTCGGCAGCCCGGAGGATTCGGCCGAGGAGAACACCGAAGCCGCCACCGAGACCGCCGAAGCTCCGGCCGACGCCGAGAAGTAA